One genomic region from Prunus persica cultivar Lovell chromosome G3, Prunus_persica_NCBIv2, whole genome shotgun sequence encodes:
- the LOC18784099 gene encoding LEAF RUST 10 DISEASE-RESISTANCE LOCUS RECEPTOR-LIKE PROTEIN KINASE-like 2.5 yields the protein MHTLLLQSLFPLLLITSFLSINVELSLSQDDLKYANCSEAINCGGIGGISYPFWGVNRANYCGLPGFEVKCVENVPMINISNINYRILKTKTNDSAPSVTVARQDYWGTFCPPTYVNTSINFSLFNYTSGLTNLTFYYECNTTIPEVLLGFSVTSQVCSTNNGDISVWPITRGLSLDPVAIGACKNKVIVPVFSTAAVALEANTTTIQDAVDGGFELGLEINNVQCNSCVESGGKCGLNTTTGGFSCFCLDQAYATVCNATAPGAQGKKKNIAIGLAVGGFSMMVIILCIICISRKRMVLFVKKDKRDEFDVEAFIRNYGSLTPKRYTYRNVKKMTDSFRDKIGKGGYGTVYKGRLPDGLLVAVKVLSESKGNGGEDFINEVASIGRTSHVNIVTLSGFCYEGDKRALIYEYMPNGSLDNFIHKHGSGMANFRLEWKILSEIAVGIARGLEYLHRGCNTRILHFDIKPQNILLDKDFRPKISDFGLAKLCKTKDSIVSMMGTRGTAGYIAPEVFSRNFGGVSHKSDVYSYGMLVLEMVGAKKNLDSGVSHTSEMFPHYVYKDLELEKDENAFGAITEEEKEIARKMVLISLWCIQTIPSDRPSMSKVVEMLEGPLHSLRIAPKPFLFSPTIAAEDSMTTTSGRSTMESMVSDGPMAALEMASRSHIGLGSHGRQPHGEEDMQAVREKTEGGRREREREEEEATGTVLLVLFIRFLEYYEPQLVPSFSFRLTL from the exons ATGCATACCCTTCTGCTTCAATCGTTGTTTCCCTTGCTCTTGATCACTTCCTTTCTTTCGATCAACGTTGAGTTGAGTCTAAGCCAGGATGATCTAAAATATGCAAACTGCAGCGAAGCTATTAACTGCGGTGGCATCGGAGGCATCTCATACCCCTTTTGGGGAGTAAACCGGGCTAATTACTGTGGTCTGCCCGGGTTCGAGGTCAAATGTGTAGAGAATGTCCCCATGATCAACATATCGAATATCAACTACAGAATTcttaaaaccaaaaccaacgATAGTGCTCCCTCTGTTACAGTTGCCAGGCAGGACTATTGGGGAACTTTCTGTCCTCCGACTTATGTCAACACCAGTATCAACTTCTCTCTGTTTAATTATACTTCTGGGCTTACAAACCTGACCTTTTACTACGAGTGCAATACAACCATCCCCGAAGTTCTTCTGGGGTTTAGCGTTACTTCCCAAGTTTGCAGTACGAACAACGGTGACATTTCTGTTTGGCCTATCACCCGGGGACTCTCACTTGATCCAGTTGCTATCGGTGCCTGTAAAAATAAGGTCATTGTTCCGGTTTTTTCTACAGCTGCTGTGGCTCTAGAGGCCAATACAACGACTATCCAGGACGCGGTAGATGGGGGCTTCGAATTGGGATTGGAGATTAATAATGTTCAATGCAACAGTTGTGTGGAATCAGGAGGGAAGTGTGGGCTTAACACGACAACTGGTGGATTCAGTTGCTTTTGCCTGGATCAGGCCTATGCAACCGTATGTAATGCAACTGCACCCGGAGCACAAG gaaaaaaaaagaacattgcAATAG GTTTGGCTGTCGGTGGATTTTCCATGATGGTAATCATTCTTTGTATTATATGCAtatcaagaaaaagaatggtCTTATTCGTCAAGAAAGATAAGAGGGATGAGTTTGATGTTGAGGCATTTATAAGGAACTATGGATCGCTTACTCCAAAGCGGTATACCTATAGAAATGTCAAGAAAATGACAGACTCTTTCAGAGACAAAATAGGTAAAGGTGGATATGGAACTGTGTACAAAGGCAGGCTACCTGATGGGCTTCTGGTGGCGGTCAAAGTCCTAAGCGAGTCCAAGGGTAATGGAGGAGAAGATTTTATTAATGAAGTTGCTAGCATTGGTAGAACCTCCCATGTCAACATAGTCACCCTTTCTGGATTCTGTTATGAGGGGGACAAACGAGCTTTGATTTATGAATACATGCCTAATGGATCTCTGGATAATTTCATACATAAGCATGGATCTGGAATGGCAAATTTTCGCTTAGAATGGAAAATACTATCTGAAATTGCAGTTGGTATTGCGCGAGGACTAGAATACCTACACCGTGGATGTAACACAAGAATTTTGCATTTTGACATAAAGCCACAGAACATTCTTCTTGACAAAGATTTTCGCCCAAAAATCTCTGATTTTGGCCTTGCCAAATTATGCAAAACAAAGGACAGTATTGTATCGATGATGGGGACAAGAGGAACTGCAGGATATATTGCACCAGAAGTGTTTAGCCGAAACTTTGGTGGAGTATCTCACAAATCTGATGTTTACAGCTACGGTATGTTGGTTCTTGAAATGGTTGGAGCAAAAAAGAATTTGGATTCAGGAGTGTCTCATACGAGTGAAATGTTTCCACATTATGTTTATAAAGATCTAGAGCTAGAAAAGGATGAAAATGCATTTGGGGCAATCACagaggaggaaaaagaaatagcaAGAAAGATGGTATTAATAAGTCTGTGGTGCATTCAGACCATTCCTTCTGATCGGCCATCAATGAGCAAAGTTGTAGAGATGTTGGAAGGACCCCTTCATTCCTTGCGAATTGCACCCAAacctttcttgttttctcctACAATAGCTGCAGAAGACTCTATGACTACAACCAGTGGCAGATCCACCATGGAGTCAATGGTGTCAGACGGCCCAATGGCAGCCCTGGAAATGGCTTCGAGGTCCCATATTGGCCTTGGCAGCCATGGGAGACAACCCCATGGAGAAGAAGACATGCAAGCTGTGAGGGAGAAGACagagggaggaagaagagagagagagagggaggaagaagaag CAACTGGTACAGTACTTTTGGTGTTATTCATTCGCTTCTTAGAGTATTACGAACCACAGTTAGtgccaagtttttcttttcggcTGACTTTATAG